A genomic window from Halogeometricum sp. S3BR5-2 includes:
- a CDS encoding ABC transporter substrate-binding protein, protein MWKNNTTDSDRSPLSRRRFVRAVGATGITAGIAGCGGQQATQAATQTQGGGDASATGTESTATAVEVDSESLSLIQELAYVTNQTLPVLPLQEKLAQSFQTTDSWDVPPKDSPKIQTYWPTDWLPRYGEWTATDGSSDERLTLAQWAVPKDSQYNTWNAKNFAEPRRTLFDRFMNYNLKTQEYSGYLVSDWELNGDTLSMTVREGQTWHDGTPVTATDVVNQIKLDIYNGGSLGRFVAPDDEGAVADRVTAVDERTAELTLATRVNEDILLAYLQPKYLVAHEETYGEFVTRLDEAGSADERSAVLGELTGLAVPEPVGSGPFEFENADTQRTLVSKFEEHPDAGNINFPEVEYLYKPSNQSRWNSLINEETDGSATLFVPSNKLNQLPDSVQTSLIPRHWGMGLVFNHEEEPVSDPRVRKALAHVINREAVATNSGAGTNSKIAVTYPTGLTSEFSGQVEGTWLDGVTDQFQTYGRGASQTEKAASLLEEAGYQKQGGTWGKDGQPLRIPIKGPSGFSDWVAGAQTAVSQLDQFGIEAEPVMKDNSAYWGQDYVNGNFVVGLQGWASYDNSHPYFHYKFMYDSSDSGYWNVPSELDAPVLHDQVRDGETVAPGSLVSKLSTASE, encoded by the coding sequence ATGTGGAAAAATAACACAACAGATTCGGATCGGTCGCCGCTCTCGCGGCGGCGATTCGTACGGGCGGTCGGCGCAACGGGCATCACGGCGGGAATCGCGGGCTGTGGCGGGCAACAGGCGACGCAGGCGGCGACGCAGACCCAGGGCGGGGGCGACGCGTCGGCGACCGGGACCGAATCGACGGCGACGGCGGTCGAGGTCGACAGCGAGTCGCTCTCGCTGATTCAGGAGCTCGCGTACGTGACGAACCAGACGCTCCCGGTGCTGCCGCTCCAGGAGAAGCTCGCGCAGTCGTTCCAGACCACGGACAGTTGGGACGTCCCGCCGAAGGACAGCCCCAAGATCCAGACGTACTGGCCGACCGACTGGCTGCCGCGCTACGGCGAGTGGACCGCGACGGACGGGAGCTCCGACGAGCGGCTGACGCTCGCACAGTGGGCCGTTCCGAAAGACTCCCAGTACAACACGTGGAACGCGAAGAACTTCGCCGAGCCCCGTCGGACGCTGTTCGACCGCTTCATGAACTACAACCTGAAGACCCAGGAGTACTCCGGGTACCTCGTCTCCGACTGGGAACTGAACGGGGACACCCTCTCGATGACCGTCCGCGAGGGGCAGACGTGGCACGACGGCACTCCGGTCACCGCGACGGACGTGGTGAACCAGATCAAACTCGACATCTACAACGGCGGCAGCCTCGGTCGGTTCGTCGCGCCCGACGACGAGGGGGCGGTCGCGGACCGCGTCACCGCGGTGGACGAGCGAACCGCCGAACTGACGCTCGCGACGCGGGTGAACGAGGACATCCTGCTGGCGTACCTCCAGCCGAAGTACCTCGTCGCACACGAGGAGACGTACGGCGAGTTCGTGACGCGACTCGACGAGGCGGGGTCGGCCGACGAGCGCTCGGCGGTCCTGGGCGAACTCACGGGCTTGGCGGTTCCCGAACCGGTCGGAAGCGGCCCGTTCGAGTTCGAGAACGCGGACACCCAGCGAACGCTCGTCTCGAAGTTCGAAGAGCACCCGGACGCCGGGAACATCAACTTCCCCGAGGTCGAGTACCTCTACAAACCGTCGAACCAGAGCCGGTGGAACTCGCTCATCAACGAGGAGACGGACGGATCGGCGACGCTGTTCGTCCCGAGCAACAAGCTGAACCAGCTCCCCGACTCCGTGCAGACGAGCCTCATCCCCCGACACTGGGGGATGGGACTGGTGTTCAACCACGAGGAAGAACCCGTGAGCGACCCGCGCGTTCGCAAGGCGCTCGCGCACGTCATCAACCGCGAAGCCGTCGCGACGAACTCCGGCGCCGGCACCAACTCGAAGATCGCCGTCACCTATCCGACGGGACTGACGAGCGAGTTCAGCGGGCAGGTCGAGGGAACGTGGCTGGACGGCGTCACCGACCAGTTCCAGACGTACGGTCGCGGCGCATCGCAGACCGAGAAGGCGGCGTCCCTCCTCGAAGAGGCAGGCTATCAGAAGCAGGGTGGCACGTGGGGCAAAGACGGCCAGCCGCTCAGAATCCCGATCAAGGGACCCTCCGGGTTCTCCGATTGGGTCGCCGGCGCTCAGACGGCCGTCTCCCAACTGGACCAGTTCGGCATCGAAGCCGAACCCGTGATGAAGGACAACTCGGCCTACTGGGGACAGGACTACGTGAACGGTAACTTCGTCGTCGGCCTGCAGGGGTGGGCCTCCTACGACAACTCGCATCCGTACTTCCACTACAAGTTCATGTACGACAGCTCCGATTCGGGCTACTGGAACGTGCCGAGCGAGTTGGACGCGCCCGTCCTGCACGACCAGGTTCGCGACGGCGAGACGGTCGCGCCCGGGTCGCTCGTCTCGAAGCTATCCACGGCCAGTGAGTGA
- a CDS encoding glycoside hydrolase family 13 protein, with product MSVSETSPALDRAWWKEAVVYQIYPKSFRDSDGDGVGDIPGIIDRVDYLDELGVDAVWLCPVYESPQADNGYDISDYRSIADTYGDLDDWEELLDALHDRDIRLVMDLVVNHTSDEHEWFQRSRRREGAYEDYYIWRDGDTDEDGEPTPPNNWESVFGGPAWSYDDAREQWYLHLFDEKQPDLDWRNPDVREAVYDMMEWWLEKGIDGFRMDVINLISKTEGLPDGDPDSGLTGAEHFFNGPNVHEYLGEMRDAVLSDDDLLTIGETPGADVEDARQYVGPDGDGLSMVFQFEHVTFDHDEHKWDAGDWSLVEFKRTLEKWQTGLADDGWNSVYLNNHDQPRMVSRFGDTGDRGSSADRTPSGDDEGYRRKSAKLLGTLTHTLHGTPFVYQGEEIGMTNASFASPDELRDVEAMNFVEEALEEGRADSYDDVRDAVEYVARDNARTPMQWSDDPNAGFTDEDADPWLKCNANYETVNVEAARADEDSVFNYYRDLIDLRHDRDVLVYGEFDLLRPEDPDIFAYTRTLGDERGLVVLNFAANPVEFATPERLSVDGLELAVSNAEASGAPPETFELGPYEARVYLTS from the coding sequence ATGAGCGTCTCCGAAACGAGTCCGGCGCTCGACCGCGCGTGGTGGAAGGAGGCGGTCGTCTACCAGATCTACCCCAAGAGCTTTCGCGACTCCGACGGTGACGGCGTCGGCGACATTCCCGGCATCATCGACCGAGTCGACTACCTCGACGAGTTGGGCGTCGACGCCGTCTGGCTCTGTCCGGTGTACGAGTCGCCGCAAGCGGACAACGGCTACGACATCAGCGACTACCGGTCGATAGCCGACACCTACGGCGACTTGGACGACTGGGAGGAACTGCTCGACGCCCTCCACGACCGCGACATCCGCCTCGTGATGGACCTCGTCGTCAACCACACCTCCGACGAGCACGAGTGGTTCCAGCGGTCGCGGCGCCGCGAAGGGGCGTACGAGGACTACTACATCTGGCGCGACGGCGACACGGACGAAGACGGCGAGCCGACGCCGCCGAACAACTGGGAGTCGGTGTTCGGCGGGCCGGCGTGGTCGTACGACGACGCGCGCGAACAGTGGTACCTCCACCTGTTCGACGAGAAGCAACCGGACCTCGACTGGCGCAACCCCGACGTCCGCGAGGCGGTGTACGACATGATGGAGTGGTGGCTGGAGAAGGGTATCGACGGCTTCCGGATGGACGTCATCAACCTCATCTCGAAGACGGAGGGACTCCCCGACGGCGACCCCGACTCGGGCCTGACGGGAGCGGAGCACTTCTTCAACGGCCCGAACGTCCACGAGTACCTCGGCGAGATGCGCGATGCGGTGCTCTCGGACGACGACCTGCTCACCATCGGGGAGACGCCCGGCGCGGACGTTGAGGACGCCCGGCAGTACGTCGGCCCGGACGGCGACGGTCTCTCGATGGTGTTCCAGTTCGAGCACGTCACCTTCGACCACGACGAGCACAAGTGGGACGCCGGCGACTGGTCGCTCGTCGAGTTCAAGCGGACCTTAGAGAAGTGGCAGACCGGCCTCGCAGACGACGGGTGGAACAGCGTCTACCTGAACAACCACGACCAACCCCGGATGGTCTCGCGGTTCGGCGACACGGGCGACCGAGGCTCGTCGGCCGACCGGACGCCGTCCGGTGACGACGAGGGGTACCGCCGGAAATCGGCGAAACTCCTCGGAACGCTCACGCACACGCTCCACGGGACGCCCTTCGTCTATCAGGGCGAGGAGATCGGCATGACGAACGCCTCGTTCGCCTCGCCCGACGAACTCCGCGACGTCGAGGCGATGAACTTCGTTGAGGAGGCCCTCGAGGAGGGACGCGCCGACTCCTACGACGACGTCCGCGACGCAGTGGAGTACGTCGCGCGCGACAACGCCCGAACGCCGATGCAGTGGTCGGACGACCCCAACGCGGGATTCACCGACGAGGACGCCGACCCGTGGCTCAAGTGCAACGCGAACTACGAGACGGTCAACGTCGAAGCCGCCCGCGCCGACGAGGACTCCGTCTTCAACTACTACCGCGACCTCATCGACCTCCGCCACGACCGCGACGTCCTCGTCTACGGCGAGTTCGACCTCCTCCGTCCCGAGGACCCCGACATCTTCGCGTACACGCGGACGCTCGGCGACGAACGCGGACTGGTCGTGCTCAACTTCGCGGCGAACCCCGTCGAGTTCGCGACGCCCGAGCGTCTCTCCGTCGACGGTCTCGAACTCGCGGTGTCGAACGCCGAGGCCTCGGGGGCGCCCCCGGAGACGTTCGAACTGGGACCGTACGAGGCCCGCGTCTACCTCACGTCGTAA
- a CDS encoding glycoside hydrolase family 13 protein → MSQNNPKGARERSGTARTNDDASAEIDRAWWKEAVVYQIYPRSFNDSNGDGVGDIPGITEKVAYLDELGVDVVWLCPVYGSPNADNGYDISDYRSIMDEFGTMADWEELLDALHDRDMRLIMDLVVNHTSSQHEWFQRSRRREGTYEDYYIWRDGDTDEDGDPTPPNNWKSFFGGPAWTYDDERGQWYLHLFDENQPDLNWRNSDVREAVRGIITAWLERGIDGFRMDALHHLSKAEGLPDGDPEESLPGSEYYTYGPNLHEYIREMYDETLSNYDVMTVAEMGEMSAERAATYLGEDGAGLDMIFEFEHLGVDVGPNGQWDPDDRSDWDLSEFKEIIDRKQRGLADDGWNALFLGNHDVPRIVSRFGDVDERSSSAHRTRSGDADANRRKSAKLLATFLLTMRGTPYVYQGEEIGMTNVDFESLEEIDDPATRGIVEELIAEGRVESYDEVRETVNRRSRDHARTPMQWSDDPNAGFTDEDADPWLKCNANYETVNVEAARTDENSILSYYRDLIDLRHDRDVLVYGDYELLLPNDEQLYVYTRTLGDETILVVLNWSDEPATVDAGDLDVAGADVVVSNYDDTPTNPDGEAFRPYEATVYRLASER, encoded by the coding sequence ATGTCTCAGAACAACCCGAAGGGGGCGCGAGAACGGAGCGGAACCGCGAGAACGAACGACGATGCGAGCGCCGAAATCGACCGTGCGTGGTGGAAAGAGGCGGTCGTCTATCAGATATATCCCCGGAGCTTCAACGACTCGAACGGCGACGGCGTCGGTGACATTCCCGGCATCACGGAGAAGGTGGCTTACCTCGACGAGTTGGGGGTCGACGTCGTCTGGCTCTGTCCGGTGTACGGCTCTCCGAACGCGGACAACGGCTACGATATCAGCGACTACCGCTCGATCATGGACGAGTTCGGGACGATGGCCGACTGGGAGGAACTCCTCGACGCCCTCCACGACCGCGACATGCGACTCATCATGGACCTCGTCGTCAACCACACTTCCTCGCAGCACGAGTGGTTCCAGCGGTCGCGGCGCCGGGAGGGGACGTACGAGGACTACTACATCTGGCGCGACGGCGATACGGACGAAGACGGCGACCCGACGCCGCCGAACAACTGGAAGTCGTTCTTCGGCGGGCCGGCGTGGACGTACGACGACGAGCGCGGTCAGTGGTACCTCCACCTGTTCGACGAGAACCAACCCGACCTGAACTGGCGCAACTCCGACGTCCGCGAGGCGGTCAGAGGGATAATCACCGCGTGGTTGGAGCGCGGCATCGACGGCTTCCGCATGGACGCCCTGCATCACCTCTCGAAGGCCGAGGGCCTCCCCGACGGCGACCCCGAGGAGTCGCTTCCGGGCTCGGAGTACTACACGTACGGTCCGAACCTTCACGAGTACATCCGGGAGATGTACGACGAGACCCTCTCGAACTACGACGTGATGACCGTCGCCGAGATGGGAGAGATGAGCGCCGAGCGAGCGGCGACGTATCTCGGCGAGGACGGCGCCGGTCTGGACATGATCTTCGAGTTCGAACACCTCGGCGTCGACGTCGGTCCGAACGGCCAGTGGGACCCCGACGACCGGAGCGACTGGGACCTCTCGGAGTTCAAGGAGATAATCGACCGCAAACAGCGCGGGCTGGCCGACGACGGGTGGAACGCGCTGTTCCTCGGAAACCACGACGTCCCCAGAATCGTCTCGCGGTTCGGCGACGTCGACGAGCGGAGCTCGTCGGCCCACCGGACGCGGTCTGGTGACGCCGATGCGAACCGACGCAAATCGGCGAAGCTCCTCGCGACGTTCCTCCTGACGATGCGCGGGACGCCGTACGTGTACCAAGGCGAGGAGATCGGCATGACGAACGTCGACTTCGAGAGCCTCGAGGAGATAGACGACCCCGCAACCCGCGGTATCGTCGAGGAACTCATCGCCGAGGGGAGAGTCGAGTCCTACGACGAGGTGCGCGAGACGGTGAATCGGCGGAGTCGGGACCACGCTCGGACGCCGATGCAGTGGTCGGACGACCCCAACGCGGGGTTCACCGACGAGGACGCCGACCCGTGGCTCAAGTGCAACGCGAACTACGAGACGGTCAACGTCGAGGCCGCTCGCACCGACGAAAACTCCATTTTGAGCTACTACCGTGACCTCATCGACCTCCGCCACGACCGCGACGTCCTCGTCTACGGCGACTACGAACTGCTCCTCCCGAACGACGAGCAACTGTACGTCTACACCCGAACGCTCGGCGACGAGACGATACTGGTCGTTCTCAACTGGTCTGACGAACCTGCGACGGTCGACGCGGGAGACCTCGACGTGGCAGGCGCGGACGTGGTCGTAAGCAACTACGACGACACCCCGACGAACCCGGACGGAGAGGCGTTCAGACCCTACGAGGCGACGGTCTATCGACTGGCGTCCGAGAGATAG
- a CDS encoding cold-shock protein produces MAHGKVDFFNDTGGYGFISTDDGDLDDDEDVFFHMEDVGGEDLTEGTEVEFDIESSPKGPRASNVVRQ; encoded by the coding sequence ATGGCACACGGCAAGGTTGATTTTTTCAACGATACGGGCGGTTACGGCTTCATTTCGACTGACGACGGCGACCTCGACGACGACGAAGACGTCTTCTTCCACATGGAGGATGTCGGCGGCGAAGACCTCACGGAAGGTACCGAGGTCGAGTTCGACATCGAGTCCTCGCCCAAGGGGCCTCGCGCGTCGAACGTCGTCCGACAGTAA
- a CDS encoding metal ABC transporter substrate-binding protein, whose translation MTAGAGILATGLAGCTASGGSNDAEPTNGSGNEGANGDGPAVAVASFFSFYDFARNIVDGTSVQVSNLVPTGLHGHGWEPNASVTRDIIEADAFLHVGPGFQPWADRAIQTLEDDDVDTRLINVREGVELVDLAATLDPEEEGVGEQQGKDPHFWLDPQRAMISVDTIAEGLAELVPEQEGALRDNAETYKSDVLERIDQDFRAIFDESERDAVQLAAHNAFQYWGVRYGAQMEPLVTNLAASGDVKPSDIAEAKEFIEENDIKYIANGVFESRKPAEQLLTETQVEGYFPVTPYAGVRDDWVENDWGYEEVAYNINGPTLEVVLGTKTPEEAGPDGWADEWMNFE comes from the coding sequence ATCACTGCCGGTGCGGGGATCCTTGCCACCGGCCTCGCCGGATGTACGGCCAGCGGCGGTAGCAACGACGCCGAACCCACGAACGGCTCAGGTAACGAGGGCGCGAACGGAGACGGCCCCGCCGTCGCCGTGGCGTCGTTCTTCAGTTTCTACGACTTCGCACGAAACATCGTCGACGGGACGTCCGTTCAGGTGAGCAACCTCGTTCCGACCGGACTGCACGGTCACGGCTGGGAGCCGAACGCGAGCGTCACGCGAGACATCATCGAGGCGGACGCGTTCCTCCACGTCGGGCCGGGATTCCAGCCGTGGGCCGACCGCGCGATTCAGACGCTCGAAGACGACGACGTCGACACGCGGCTGATCAACGTCCGCGAGGGTGTCGAACTGGTCGATCTCGCGGCCACGCTCGATCCCGAAGAAGAGGGCGTCGGCGAGCAGCAAGGTAAGGACCCGCACTTCTGGCTCGACCCGCAGCGGGCGATGATATCGGTCGATACCATCGCCGAAGGACTCGCCGAACTCGTCCCCGAACAGGAAGGCGCGCTCCGGGACAACGCCGAGACGTACAAATCCGACGTTCTCGAACGGATCGACCAGGATTTCCGGGCGATCTTCGACGAGTCCGAGCGGGATGCCGTGCAACTGGCCGCGCACAACGCCTTCCAGTACTGGGGCGTCAGGTACGGCGCACAGATGGAGCCCCTCGTCACGAACCTCGCGGCCAGCGGCGACGTCAAGCCCTCGGACATCGCCGAGGCGAAGGAGTTCATCGAGGAGAACGACATCAAATACATCGCCAACGGCGTCTTCGAATCGCGGAAACCCGCGGAGCAACTGCTCACCGAAACCCAGGTCGAGGGGTACTTCCCGGTGACGCCGTACGCGGGGGTTCGGGACGACTGGGTCGAGAACGACTGGGGGTACGAAGAAGTCGCGTACAACATCAACGGTCCCACGCTCGAAGTCGTCCTCGGTACCAAGACTCCCGAGGAAGCCGGACCCGACGGCTGGGCCGACGAGTGGATGAACTTCGAGTGA
- a CDS encoding transposase has translation MTATATKTLQATLAPPTAHKERRLQRTVAAYRRALSESFESGADTQTAVNDVVTPYTLTSYAKDALKNYVPKLRDTYNASELKDDHPVRFTNRGWRLDHSEERRHEFCWRVPQAGRGNAFWIPLRINPAQRELWDNLLDGDVSVGEFRLQEHRTNWVLHVTVEYEVAEPTEPDEPTYIGFDIGESKLLTGCALRDGTPTQPHIYDGGRARHLRKEMFTTLRRLQERDAEWRIQERFDHYQNALTDIVEKASREAVEYSQQFENPVIVLEDLSYIREHLDYGKWMNRRLHNWAFARLTGRIEDKARDAGICVRFVNPAYTSQACHECGHIGSRSSQAMFRCTNDECWVTEYQADINASVNIARRVNPWGERCALKLHTDDSPQDGSACDSTTGHREQSRQSRQTTLGDFSSETSDDEASLVGSPVLRTVEPF, from the coding sequence GTGACCGCGACTGCCACTAAGACGTTGCAGGCCACGCTCGCGCCCCCAACAGCGCACAAAGAGCGTCGTCTTCAACGGACTGTGGCTGCCTACCGTCGCGCCCTCTCCGAATCGTTCGAGAGTGGTGCTGACACGCAGACAGCGGTCAACGACGTTGTGACGCCGTACACGCTTACGTCCTACGCGAAAGACGCGCTCAAGAACTATGTCCCGAAACTGCGGGACACGTACAACGCTTCGGAGTTGAAAGACGACCACCCCGTTCGATTCACGAATCGTGGCTGGCGTCTCGACCACTCCGAGGAGCGACGACACGAGTTCTGCTGGCGCGTCCCACAGGCAGGACGTGGTAACGCCTTCTGGATTCCGCTCCGTATCAATCCTGCACAGCGAGAGTTGTGGGACAACCTCCTCGACGGCGACGTTTCTGTCGGAGAGTTTCGACTGCAAGAGCATCGAACGAATTGGGTGCTTCACGTCACTGTCGAGTATGAAGTTGCGGAGCCAACTGAACCAGACGAGCCGACGTACATCGGCTTCGATATTGGCGAATCCAAACTCCTGACGGGCTGTGCCCTTCGGGACGGTACGCCAACCCAACCGCACATCTACGACGGCGGTCGTGCCCGACACCTCCGCAAAGAGATGTTCACGACGCTCCGTCGCCTCCAAGAGCGAGACGCCGAGTGGCGTATTCAAGAACGATTCGACCACTACCAAAACGCCCTCACAGATATTGTCGAGAAGGCGTCTCGTGAAGCCGTCGAGTACTCCCAACAGTTCGAGAACCCCGTTATCGTTCTCGAAGACCTGTCGTACATCCGCGAACATTTGGACTACGGCAAGTGGATGAACCGCCGTCTCCACAACTGGGCGTTCGCACGACTCACTGGCCGAATCGAGGACAAAGCCCGTGACGCGGGTATCTGTGTCCGATTCGTGAATCCTGCGTACACGAGTCAGGCGTGCCATGAGTGTGGACACATCGGTTCTCGTAGTTCTCAAGCCATGTTCCGCTGTACGAACGACGAGTGTTGGGTGACGGAGTACCAAGCAGACATTAACGCGAGTGTGAACATCGCACGTCGCGTCAACCCGTGGGGAGAGAGGTGTGCGTTGAAACTGCACACCGATGACTCGCCACAGGATGGGAGTGCTTGTGACAGCACCACAGGACACCGCGAGCAGAGTCGGCAATCCCGACAGACGACGCTCGGGGACTTCAGTTCTGAAACCTCCGACGACGAGGCTTCCCTTGTAGGAAGCCCCGTCCTCAGAACGGTGGAGCCGTTCTGA
- a CDS encoding sodium:calcium antiporter, translating to MALGIIPETPSVAVLVVLVTTGIIWVGSGWLETAAEDLAAYYGLPAVVQGSIIIAVGSSFPELASVVITAISGSFSMGVGAIVGSAVFNVLVIPALSGIASKTSVGADRTIVYKEAQFYMIAVSALIITFALAVIYFPAEGPGLNGRITRPLAAIPLAMYGLYLFIQWQDVSDYESETPAGDIDVVRSWGTLALGLGTILVGVELLVGAVETLNAAFGIPEFLAGVTIIAAATSLPDALVSVRAAKDGKGITSLGNVLGSNTFDLLVAIPVGVLIVGSATVSFAVAAPMFGVLTVATVLLFTLLRTDLALTGAEAYLLLFVYGAFVVWVVGETAGVFDLLVGI from the coding sequence GTGGCCTTAGGAATCATCCCGGAAACGCCGAGTGTCGCCGTCCTCGTCGTTCTCGTCACGACCGGTATCATCTGGGTTGGGAGCGGCTGGTTAGAAACCGCCGCAGAGGATCTCGCCGCCTACTACGGGCTCCCGGCAGTCGTTCAGGGGTCGATTATCATCGCGGTCGGGTCGAGTTTTCCCGAACTCGCCAGCGTCGTTATCACCGCGATTTCCGGTTCGTTCTCGATGGGCGTCGGCGCGATCGTCGGCTCCGCCGTCTTCAACGTCCTCGTGATTCCCGCACTCTCCGGCATCGCGTCGAAGACCTCGGTCGGAGCGGACCGGACGATCGTGTACAAGGAGGCGCAGTTCTACATGATCGCCGTCTCCGCGCTCATCATCACGTTCGCCCTCGCGGTCATCTACTTCCCGGCCGAGGGGCCGGGACTGAACGGTCGGATCACGAGACCGCTCGCGGCCATCCCGCTCGCCATGTACGGGCTCTACCTGTTCATTCAGTGGCAGGACGTGAGCGATTACGAGAGCGAGACGCCGGCGGGCGATATCGACGTCGTCCGCAGTTGGGGGACGCTGGCGCTCGGACTCGGAACGATTCTCGTGGGCGTGGAACTGCTCGTCGGGGCGGTCGAGACGCTCAACGCCGCGTTCGGTATCCCCGAGTTCCTCGCCGGCGTGACCATTATCGCCGCCGCGACCAGTCTTCCCGACGCCCTCGTGAGCGTTCGGGCGGCCAAGGACGGCAAGGGGATAACGAGTCTCGGCAACGTGCTCGGTTCGAACACGTTCGACCTCCTCGTCGCAATCCCTGTCGGGGTGCTCATCGTCGGGAGCGCGACCGTTTCGTTCGCCGTTGCCGCCCCCATGTTCGGCGTCCTGACGGTCGCGACCGTCCTCCTGTTCACGCTTCTCCGGACCGACTTGGCGCTCACCGGCGCGGAAGCGTACCTGCTGTTGTTCGTGTACGGCGCGTTCGTCGTCTGGGTGGTCGGCGAGACGGCCGGCGTGTTCGACCTCCTCGTCGGCATCTGA
- a CDS encoding saccharopine dehydrogenase family protein, whose amino-acid sequence MTENLLLYGAYGYAGSLIAKRAVDQGFEPILAGRRAEPLETQATEFGLDHRTFSLGHPDVVENQVADADAVLNCAGPFSATARPLLDACVETGTDYLDIAGRYDVLEETARRDGEATDAGITVLPAVGFDVVPTNCLTSYLAEQVDDPTHLRIAIDGLGTFSPGTVKAILEQAGSPGAVREDGRLRSVPLAWKRREFDFEGEAKPAVTVPWGEVSAAYHATGVPNVETYATVPEYAQTAMKRARGFSTVLGWDPVQSALQAVVDAVVEGPTAAERAQSINRIAAEVEGADGDTASAGLRTPDTYGLTAETAVDAAERVLDGDADAGVSTPSEAFGADYVLEFSGVERDDTEDLA is encoded by the coding sequence GTGACCGAGAACCTCCTACTCTACGGCGCGTACGGTTACGCCGGGTCGCTGATCGCGAAGCGAGCCGTCGACCAAGGCTTCGAACCGATCCTGGCCGGTCGCCGGGCGGAACCGCTCGAAACGCAGGCGACCGAGTTCGGACTCGACCACCGGACGTTCAGTCTCGGACACCCCGACGTCGTCGAGAATCAGGTCGCCGACGCCGACGCGGTCCTGAACTGCGCCGGCCCGTTCTCGGCGACCGCCCGACCGCTCCTCGACGCCTGCGTCGAGACGGGGACGGACTACCTCGACATCGCCGGCCGGTACGACGTCCTCGAGGAGACCGCCCGGCGCGACGGGGAGGCGACCGACGCCGGAATCACCGTCCTGCCCGCCGTCGGCTTCGACGTCGTGCCGACGAACTGCCTGACGAGTTACCTCGCCGAGCAGGTCGACGACCCGACGCACCTCAGAATCGCGATCGACGGACTCGGCACCTTCTCGCCCGGAACGGTGAAGGCCATCCTCGAACAGGCCGGTAGTCCGGGGGCGGTCCGCGAGGACGGTCGGCTCCGAAGCGTTCCGCTCGCCTGGAAGCGCCGCGAGTTCGACTTCGAAGGGGAAGCCAAACCGGCCGTCACCGTCCCTTGGGGGGAAGTCTCGGCGGCCTACCACGCGACGGGCGTCCCGAACGTCGAGACCTACGCGACGGTCCCCGAGTACGCGCAGACGGCGATGAAGCGCGCTCGCGGGTTCTCGACGGTTCTCGGCTGGGATCCCGTCCAGTCGGCCCTCCAAGCGGTGGTCGACGCCGTCGTCGAGGGTCCGACCGCGGCAGAGCGCGCACAGAGCATCAACCGCATCGCCGCCGAAGTCGAAGGGGCGGACGGCGATACCGCGTCGGCCGGCCTCCGGACGCCCGACACGTACGGCCTCACCGCGGAGACCGCCGTCGACGCCGCGGAACGCGTGCTCGACGGTGACGCCGACGCCGGCGTCTCCACGCCCAGCGAGGCGTTCGGCGCGGACTACGTGCTCGAGTTCTCGGGCGTCGAACGGGACGACACCGAGGACCTCGCGTGA